One segment of Nocardioides sp. QY071 DNA contains the following:
- a CDS encoding M12 family metallo-peptidase produces MHALRRGTLGLAGLALAVGMLALPAAAAPEPDVPGLTAAEQRLLDSDPSLDVAADGTLYAVDEWQPPADVADATSSDTPPPAVAQTLAATADVPTFSLHSRPGAARSIYLDFDGGSLLATNSWLLNGLNSLLFGGWSLDGLALLFSDAEQTVIREVWARVAEDFAPWDVDVTTQEPLYGGLFRASSNDPSYGARVAFTNDSSVQTQLCGGGCGGIAWIGTYDEIASSELHSPAWVFPTSLGQKAKNMADAAAHEAGHTLGLSHDGTSSSGYYAGTALWGPIMGSPYGAAITQWSRGDYSGANNHEDDLAVIGAHGLPLRTDDAGSTPATAADLSTLPDDGGIISTPADSDWYALTNCLGMLTATASPAGVGPNLDVILELRDASGNVLASSAPQTTRTSGAISGMGASLSVPVAGGPYYLAVSGGGSGPGGTSGWTTVGGGYDDYGSLGRYQLLMSGCAGGTGVPVPPDTEIPFDPSGTPDPLPPGLPTSRPGTPHAPSVKKGARGGRITVDVHWTPPADGGGTITGYVLQVFRLDRSGRVLSRSKTGVLSGQASAAAVRLPRKGRWAVRIRARNDLGWGSYSPRSAAAKGR; encoded by the coding sequence ATGCACGCCCTGCGAAGAGGGACCCTCGGGCTCGCCGGCCTGGCACTGGCCGTCGGCATGCTCGCGCTGCCCGCTGCCGCGGCGCCCGAGCCCGACGTCCCCGGGCTGACCGCCGCCGAGCAGCGGCTGCTGGACTCCGACCCGTCGCTGGACGTGGCCGCGGACGGCACGCTCTACGCCGTCGACGAATGGCAGCCGCCGGCCGACGTGGCCGACGCGACGTCGTCCGACACCCCGCCGCCCGCGGTCGCCCAGACCCTCGCCGCCACCGCGGACGTCCCCACCTTCTCCCTGCACAGCCGCCCCGGCGCTGCCCGCAGCATCTACCTCGACTTCGACGGCGGCAGCCTGCTCGCCACGAACTCGTGGCTCCTCAACGGCCTCAACAGCCTGCTGTTCGGCGGCTGGTCGCTGGACGGGCTCGCGCTGCTGTTCTCCGACGCCGAGCAGACCGTGATCCGCGAGGTGTGGGCCCGCGTCGCCGAGGACTTCGCTCCCTGGGACGTGGACGTGACCACCCAGGAGCCCTTGTACGGCGGCCTGTTCCGGGCCTCGAGCAACGACCCGTCGTACGGCGCCCGGGTGGCGTTCACCAACGACAGCTCGGTGCAGACCCAGCTGTGCGGCGGCGGGTGCGGCGGCATCGCGTGGATCGGCACCTACGACGAGATCGCGTCGAGCGAGCTGCACAGCCCGGCCTGGGTGTTCCCCACCTCCCTGGGCCAGAAGGCGAAGAACATGGCCGACGCGGCGGCGCACGAGGCCGGGCACACCCTGGGCCTCTCGCACGACGGCACCAGCAGCAGCGGCTACTACGCCGGCACCGCCCTGTGGGGCCCGATCATGGGCAGTCCCTACGGCGCGGCGATCACCCAGTGGTCGCGGGGCGACTACTCCGGGGCCAACAACCACGAGGACGACCTCGCCGTGATCGGCGCGCACGGCCTGCCGCTGCGCACCGACGACGCGGGCAGCACCCCCGCGACGGCCGCCGACCTGAGCACGCTGCCCGACGACGGCGGCATCATCTCGACACCGGCGGACAGCGACTGGTACGCGCTGACCAACTGCCTCGGCATGCTCACCGCCACCGCCTCGCCGGCCGGCGTCGGGCCCAACCTCGACGTCATCCTCGAGCTGCGCGACGCCTCCGGCAACGTGCTGGCCTCCAGTGCTCCCCAGACGACCCGGACCTCCGGCGCGATCAGCGGGATGGGCGCCTCCCTCAGCGTCCCCGTCGCAGGCGGTCCCTACTACCTGGCGGTCTCCGGCGGCGGCTCGGGCCCGGGAGGCACCAGCGGCTGGACCACCGTCGGGGGTGGGTACGACGACTACGGCAGCCTCGGCCGCTACCAGCTCCTGATGTCCGGGTGTGCCGGTGGCACCGGAGTGCCCGTGCCCCCGGACACGGAGATCCCCTTCGACCCGTCCGGCACCCCCGATCCCCTGCCCCCCGGGCTGCCCACGTCCCGGCCGGGCACGCCGCACGCTCCCTCCGTGAAGAAGGGCGCCCGGGGCGGCCGGATCACCGTCGACGTGCACTGGACCCCGCCGGCCGACGGCGGCGGCACGATCACCGGCTACGTGCTGCAGGTCTTCCGGCTCGACAGGTCGGGACGGGTGCTGTCGCGCAGCAAGACGGGCGTGCTGTCCGGCCAGGCGAGCGCCGCCGCCGTCCGACTGCCCCGCAAGGGCCGCTGGGCCGTGCGGATCCGGGCCCGCAACGACCTCGGCTGGGGCTCGTACAGCCCGCGCTCGGCGGCCGCGAAGGGACGGTAG
- a CDS encoding IS110 family transposase, whose protein sequence is MIVERTSVGLDVHARSVVATGLDSVTGEVFKTTLVPAQEEVIKWLRTLPGPVAATYEAGPTGFGLYRALTAAGIRCEVAAPSKLTRPSGDRVKTDAKDALLLAQLLRVGQITSVRVPTVTQEAARDLVRAREDVRVDLLRARHRVSKLLLRHGHVYYGGRAWTGVHEAWLRRIRFDLPHQAGTRAAYEADLEAVAFAVARRDRLDATITAMATESEFTPIVRKLWCLRGVSTLTAFALAVEIGDWERFTGASIGAYLGLVPSEHSSGQSRRQGSITKAGNTHVRRLLVEAAWHHQRRYLVGKTLQARWDQAPAAARARAHAGNQRLHQRWVTMSARKKKHTVASTAIARELAGWCWSLATLPD, encoded by the coding sequence GTGATTGTTGAGCGTACGAGTGTTGGGCTCGATGTGCACGCACGGTCGGTCGTGGCGACCGGTCTGGACTCGGTGACGGGCGAGGTGTTCAAGACGACCCTCGTGCCAGCCCAGGAGGAAGTCATCAAGTGGTTGCGGACCCTGCCTGGTCCGGTCGCAGCCACCTACGAGGCCGGCCCGACCGGGTTCGGGCTGTACCGGGCGTTGACCGCGGCCGGGATCCGCTGCGAGGTCGCGGCTCCTTCGAAGCTGACCCGCCCTTCGGGCGATCGGGTCAAGACCGACGCCAAGGACGCGTTGTTGCTGGCCCAGTTGTTGCGGGTCGGACAGATCACCAGCGTGCGGGTGCCGACGGTGACCCAAGAGGCCGCGCGTGACCTGGTCCGGGCACGCGAAGACGTTCGTGTCGACCTGCTCCGGGCCAGGCACCGGGTGTCCAAGCTGCTGCTGCGCCACGGGCACGTCTACTACGGCGGGCGGGCGTGGACCGGCGTTCACGAGGCGTGGCTGCGCCGGATCCGGTTCGACCTGCCCCACCAGGCCGGCACTCGTGCGGCCTATGAGGCCGATCTGGAAGCGGTCGCGTTCGCGGTGGCTCGCCGCGACCGGCTCGACGCGACCATCACCGCGATGGCTACCGAGTCCGAGTTCACACCGATCGTGCGCAAGCTGTGGTGCCTGCGCGGTGTCTCGACGTTGACCGCGTTCGCGCTCGCGGTCGAGATCGGTGACTGGGAACGGTTCACCGGTGCCAGCATCGGCGCCTACCTCGGACTGGTGCCGTCCGAGCACTCCAGCGGCCAGTCGCGCCGCCAAGGGAGCATCACCAAGGCCGGCAACACCCACGTCCGACGGCTGCTGGTCGAGGCGGCCTGGCATCACCAGCGTCGCTATCTGGTGGGCAAGACCCTCCAGGCCCGCTGGGACCAAGCCCCCGCAGCGGCCCGTGCGCGTGCCCATGCCGGGAACCAGCGGCTTCACCAGCGCTGGGTCACGATGAGCGCCCGGAAGAAGAAGCACACCGTGGCGAGCACCGCGATCGCGCGTGAGCTGGCCGGCTGGTGCTGGTCCCTGGCCACCCTGCCCGATTGA
- the prfB gene encoding peptide chain release factor 2 gives MAGPDYDAEIKQLTATMHTIEQVLDLPRMEREIADLGEQVAAPDLWDDQANATRVTGRLSSLQGQVERFRGLQQRIEDLGVLAELAAEESDADTLAEADSELARVKTAVEGLEVRTLLSGEYDEREAIVTIRSGAGGVDAADFAEMLMRMYTRWAERNKYPVEVYDVSYAEEAGIKSAEFAIHAPYAYGTLSVEVGTHRLVRISPFDNQGRRQTSFAAVEVVPQLEQTDEIEVDENEIRVDVFRSGGPGGQSVNTTDSAVRLTHIPTGIVVSCQNEKSQLQNKAAAMIVLKAKLLAKKKAEEAALKKDLKGDVAASWGDQMRNYVLNPYQIVKDLRTGYETGNPQPVFDGEIDGFLEAGIRWRRGAEQEG, from the coding sequence GTGGCAGGCCCCGACTACGACGCCGAGATCAAGCAGCTGACTGCGACGATGCACACCATCGAGCAGGTCCTCGACCTGCCCAGGATGGAGCGTGAGATCGCCGACCTCGGCGAGCAGGTCGCCGCCCCCGACCTGTGGGACGACCAGGCCAACGCCACCCGCGTCACCGGCCGGCTCTCGTCGCTGCAGGGCCAGGTCGAGCGGTTCCGCGGCCTCCAGCAGCGCATCGAGGACCTCGGCGTCCTCGCCGAGCTCGCCGCCGAGGAGAGCGACGCCGACACCCTCGCCGAGGCCGACTCCGAGCTCGCCCGGGTCAAGACGGCCGTGGAGGGACTCGAGGTCCGCACCCTGCTCTCCGGTGAGTACGACGAGCGCGAGGCCATCGTCACGATCCGCTCCGGCGCCGGTGGCGTCGACGCCGCGGACTTCGCCGAGATGCTGATGCGGATGTACACCCGCTGGGCCGAGCGGAACAAGTACCCCGTCGAGGTCTACGACGTCTCCTACGCCGAGGAGGCCGGCATCAAGTCGGCCGAGTTCGCGATCCACGCGCCGTACGCCTACGGCACCCTCTCCGTCGAGGTCGGCACCCACCGCCTGGTCCGGATCAGCCCCTTCGACAACCAGGGCCGCCGCCAGACGTCGTTCGCCGCCGTCGAGGTCGTCCCGCAGCTCGAGCAGACCGACGAGATCGAGGTCGACGAGAACGAGATCCGGGTCGACGTGTTCCGCTCCGGTGGCCCCGGCGGCCAGTCGGTCAACACCACCGACTCCGCGGTCCGCCTCACGCACATCCCCACCGGCATCGTGGTCTCCTGCCAGAACGAGAAGTCGCAGCTGCAGAACAAGGCCGCTGCGATGATCGTCCTCAAGGCCAAGCTCCTCGCCAAGAAGAAGGCCGAGGAGGCCGCGCTCAAGAAGGACCTCAAGGGCGACGTCGCCGCGAGCTGGGGCGACCAGATGCGCAACTACGTCCTCAACCCGTACCAGATCGTCAAGGACCTGCGCACCGGCTACGAGACCGGCAACCCGCAGCCCGTCTTCGACGGCGAGATCGACGGCTTCCTCGAGGCCGGGATCCGCTGGCGGCGTGGGGCAGAGCAGGAAGGCTGA